In one window of Camelina sativa cultivar DH55 chromosome 15, Cs, whole genome shotgun sequence DNA:
- the LOC104748779 gene encoding uncharacterized protein LOC104748779, with the protein MGHDYSYSQPDSSDQADVYSDDTDDREIAALIRMDEAESTRENDQAMQYPPQPEVEFGFPKVCYCGGQPLLSSSYNRRYYTCGNVDDGEMHIHKWWDVAVMEEMDRQCQVLSEKVDCLTLAGDYDSHISNETEQKILMLEKAVIELRKTRNKIRNGPELIIVIAIVVFLICMLVMSMKL; encoded by the exons ATGGGCCACGACTACAGCTACTCTCAGCCTGATTCCTCAGATCAGGCTGATGTATACTCTGATGACACCGACGACAGGGAAATAGCAGCTTTGATACGGATGGATGAGGCCGAGAGTACTCGAGAAAATGATCAAGCGATGCAATACCCTCCCCAACCTGAGGTTGAGTTCGGATTTCCGAAGGTATGCTACTGTGGTGGTCAGCCTCTACTATCCTCAAGCTACAACAGAAG ATACTACACATGTGGGaatgttgatgatggagagatgCATATTCACAAGTGGTGGGATGTAGCTGTCATGGAAGAGATGGACAGACAATGTCAAGTGCTGTCTGAGAAAGTAGATTGCCTCACACTCGCAGGTGACTATGACTCGCACATCAGTAATGAAACCGAGCAGAAAATACTCATGTTAGAGAAGGCAGTGATAGAGCTACGGAAGACTAGAAATAAGATTAGAAATGGGCCAGAATTGATAATCGTAATTGCTATTgttgtatttttaatatgtatgtTGGTGATGTCTATGAAATTGTAA